The Procambarus clarkii isolate CNS0578487 chromosome 56, FALCON_Pclarkii_2.0, whole genome shotgun sequence genome includes a region encoding these proteins:
- the LOC138353205 gene encoding spidroin-1-like, which translates to MSGVGSSGAGMSGVGSSGVGSSGVGPSGAGISGVGSSGAGISGAGFSGVGISGVGPSGAGISGAGFSGVGISGVGPSGAGISGVGSSGAGISGAGSSGAGISGAGFSGVGISGTGSNGAGISGTGSNGAGISGVGSKVPYSCESLLFFKLFLLSGSENTAIKGRKSGGVEGK; encoded by the coding sequence ATGAGTGGTGTTGGGTCCAGTGGTGCTGGGATGAGTGGTGTTGGGTCCAGTGGTGTTGGGTCCAGTGGTGTTGGGCCCAGTGGTGCTGGGATCAGTGGTGTTGGGTCCAGTGGTGCTGGGATCAGTGGTGCTGGGTTCAGTGGTGTTGGGATCAGTGGTGTTGGGCCCAGTGGTGCTGGGATCAGTGGTGCTGGGTTCAGTGGTGTTGGGATCAGTGGTGTTGGGCCCAGTGGTGCTGGGATCAGTGGTGTTGGGTCCAGTGGTGCTGGGATCAGTGGTGCTGGGTCCAGTGGTGCTGGGATCAGTGGTGCTGGGTTCAGTGGTGTTGGGATCAGTGGTACTGGGTCCAATGGTGCTGGGATCAGTGGTACTGGGTCCAATGGTGCTGGGATCAGTGGTGTGGGGTCCAAGGTTCCTTATTCGTgtgaatcacttcttttcttcaaatTGTTTTTACTCTCAGGTTCAGAAAATACAGCTATCAAAGGCAGGAAGTCTGGTGGAGTTGAAGGCAAATAA